From Dermochelys coriacea isolate rDerCor1 chromosome 9, rDerCor1.pri.v4, whole genome shotgun sequence, one genomic window encodes:
- the GHSR gene encoding growth hormone secretagogue receptor type 1, with the protein MRNQSGWPNSSAPAPGYENDTWPEYPMHLFPAPVLTGITVTCVLLFVVGILGNLMTMLVVSRFRDMRTTTNLYLSSMAFSDLLIFLCMPLDLFRLWQYRPWNFGDLLCKLFQFVSESCTYSTILNITALSVERYFAVCFPLKAKAVITKGKVKLVILVLWAVSFASAGPIFVLVGVEHENGTNPLDTNECRATEYAIKSGLLTIMVWTSSVFFFLPVFCLTVLYSLIGRKIWRRKRKNIGPNTSIRDKNNKQTVKMLAVVVFAFILCWLPFHVGRYLFSKSFEAGSLEIAVISQYCNLVSFVLFYLSAAINPILYNIMSKKYRVAACRLFGLKALPKNRFSVTKQEHSRAWSESSVIT; encoded by the exons ATGCGGAACCAGAGCGGCTGGCCCAACTCCAGCGCGCCTGCCCCGGGCTACGAGAACGACACCTGGCCCGAGTACCCCATGCACCTGTTCCCAGCCCCGGTGCTGACGGGCATCACGGTCACCTGCGTCCTCCTCTTTGTCGTTGGGATTCTAGGCAACCTCATGACCATGCTGGTGGTGTCCCGGTTCCGAGACATGCGGACTACGACCAACCTCTACCTGTCCAGCATGGCTTTCTCCGACCTGCTGATCTTTCTCTGCATGCCCCTGGATCTCTTTCGGCTCTGGCAGTACCGACCCTGGAACTTCGGAGACCTCCTCTGCAAGCTCTTCCAGTTCGTCAGCGAAAGTTGCACTTACTCCACCATCCTCAACATCACAGCCCTGAGCGTGGAGAGGTACTTCGCCGTCTGTTTCCCCCTCAAAGCAAAAGCAGTGATCACCAAAGGGAAAGTCAAGCTGGTCATCCTGGTCCTCTGGGCTGTGTCCTTTGCAAGCGCGGGACCTATTTTTGTCTTGGTTGGGGTTGAGCATGAGAACGGAACGAACCCCTTGGACACCAACGAGTGCAGAGCTACGGAGTATGCGATCAAATCAGGGCTGCTCACCATCATGGTCTGGACCTCCAGCGTCTTCTTTTTCCTGCCTGTGTTTTGCCTGACTGTGCTTTACAGCCTTATTGGGAGGAAAatctggaggaggaagagaaagaacatAGGACCAAATACCTCTATCAGGGACAAGAACAACAAACAAACTGTGAAAATGTTAG CTGTGGTGGTGTTTGCTTTCATACTCTGCTGGTTGCCTTTTCATGTAGGACGATATTTGTTTTCCAAATCCTTTGAAGCCGGATCCTTGGAGATAGCTGTGATCAGCCAGTACTGCAACTTGGTGTCCTTCGTCCTCTTCTACCTTAGTGCTGCCATCAACCCTATCCTGTACAACATTATGTCTAAGAAGTATCGAGTTGCTGCTTGCAGGTTGTTTGGACTCAAAGCACTCCCAAAGAACAGATTCTCTGTTACAAAGCAGGAACATTCTCGTGCTTGGTCAGAATCTAGTGTGATTACATGA